From Humisphaera borealis, the proteins below share one genomic window:
- a CDS encoding beta-1,6-N-acetylglucosaminyltransferase — MSQRRIARPRVVYFVASHVNPEQIVRLVRACRSGSPESRVLLHHDYAVSNLDPALLKDIGNVDLLPAESAVGWGGFANCALAIRCLKWLVENRDFDWVVHLSGQCYPVRPLGEIERELATCGHDGWVRCDRVEDLPWEVGPMRYLYQYYELPKFTGWSRLRSLIDAHARRRLDAGKMPWAWVSREKAFRVGIRSHRGPLGKGLGVYKGSTWWTINRRSVEYLLSTLEARPDVARYYRRTQFASNESMFQTLLCNVPHLNFVRDNEKRFIRWSHAETGHPDILGVEHFEKMVASDAFFARKIDARSDGQILDLLDRHIGLAPAAARAA, encoded by the coding sequence ATGTCGCAACGAAGGATCGCTCGGCCGCGGGTGGTGTATTTCGTTGCTTCCCACGTGAACCCCGAACAGATCGTGCGGCTCGTGCGCGCCTGCCGCAGCGGATCACCCGAGTCGCGGGTGCTGCTGCACCACGACTATGCGGTTTCGAATCTGGACCCGGCCCTGCTGAAGGACATCGGCAATGTGGACCTGCTTCCGGCAGAGTCGGCCGTGGGGTGGGGCGGTTTCGCCAACTGTGCCCTGGCGATCCGATGTCTCAAATGGCTCGTGGAGAATCGCGACTTTGACTGGGTCGTGCACCTGAGCGGCCAGTGCTACCCCGTTCGCCCGCTCGGTGAGATCGAACGCGAGCTGGCCACCTGCGGGCATGACGGCTGGGTGCGCTGCGACCGGGTGGAGGACCTGCCGTGGGAGGTCGGCCCGATGCGGTACCTCTATCAGTACTACGAGCTTCCGAAGTTCACGGGGTGGTCCCGGTTGCGATCACTGATCGACGCGCATGCCCGGCGACGGCTCGACGCCGGAAAGATGCCGTGGGCGTGGGTGTCGCGCGAGAAGGCGTTTCGAGTGGGGATACGATCGCATCGCGGGCCACTTGGTAAAGGGCTTGGTGTGTACAAAGGATCGACCTGGTGGACGATCAACCGCCGATCGGTCGAATACCTGCTTTCGACACTCGAAGCCCGCCCTGACGTGGCACGCTATTACAGGCGTACACAGTTCGCATCGAACGAGTCGATGTTTCAAACATTGCTCTGCAACGTCCCGCACCTGAACTTCGTGCGTGACAACGAAAAGCGATTCATCCGCTGGAGCCACGCCGAGACCGGCCATCCGGACATATTGGGCGTAGAACACTTCGAAAAGATGGTCGCATCCGATGCGTTCTTCGCCCGTAAGATCGATGCACGAAGCGACGGGCAGATCCTGGATTTGCTGGACCGACACATCGGCCTTGCACCGGCCGCGGCAAGAGCCGCTTGA
- a CDS encoding alpha/beta hydrolase family esterase, with amino-acid sequence MRLSWYRLVLTVSASLILSSGVRAADVPATTPASRAVALKPGDHKRLLKHDGWDRSYLVHVPPGHDPARPTPVVLAFHGAMMNAAGMNLFSGLNKKSDEAKFVVVYPNGTGIGEAILFFNASAKPSGIPGKGPPDDVGFTAAILDDLATVVRVDEKRVFATGMSNGGMMSHRLAAELSDRIAAIAPVAGTLAVSEVKPGRPVPVMHFHGKADAIVPYGGPRGRVPPTMQFKGVDETIATWIRVNGCPAEPKVTQVADNAGDGMPGTIKTFGPGKAGSEVVLVVVDNAGHTWPGREPIVGFIGKSGKNVIANDLMWEFFQRHPMR; translated from the coding sequence ATGCGACTCTCCTGGTATCGCTTGGTTCTCACTGTCTCGGCGAGCCTCATTCTATCCTCAGGCGTTCGGGCGGCCGACGTCCCGGCGACGACGCCGGCATCCCGGGCCGTTGCTCTCAAGCCCGGCGACCATAAGCGATTGTTGAAACACGACGGTTGGGATCGTTCGTACCTGGTTCATGTTCCCCCGGGCCACGATCCGGCACGCCCCACGCCTGTAGTGCTGGCGTTTCACGGGGCGATGATGAACGCGGCCGGGATGAACCTCTTCTCGGGCCTCAACAAGAAGTCTGATGAAGCCAAGTTTGTAGTCGTGTATCCCAATGGCACCGGAATCGGCGAGGCCATTCTTTTTTTCAACGCTAGTGCCAAACCGTCAGGAATCCCCGGCAAGGGGCCGCCTGATGATGTCGGGTTTACCGCGGCCATTCTGGACGACCTTGCCACGGTGGTCCGGGTCGACGAGAAGCGCGTCTTCGCGACGGGCATGTCCAATGGCGGGATGATGTCGCACCGCCTCGCGGCAGAGCTGTCGGACCGAATCGCGGCCATCGCGCCGGTCGCGGGCACGTTGGCGGTCAGCGAGGTCAAACCGGGTCGCCCGGTGCCGGTGATGCACTTTCACGGCAAGGCTGATGCGATCGTGCCGTACGGCGGCCCGAGGGGTCGCGTGCCGCCGACGATGCAGTTCAAAGGTGTCGACGAGACGATTGCGACCTGGATTAGGGTTAACGGGTGTCCAGCGGAGCCGAAGGTAACACAGGTCGCCGACAACGCCGGCGACGGCATGCCGGGAACCATCAAGACCTTCGGCCCGGGAAAGGCTGGCTCCGAAGTCGTCCTGGTGGTGGTGGATAACGCCGGTCATACCTGGCCCGGTCGCGAGCCGATCGTGGGCTTCATCGGCAAGTCAGGGAAGAACGTGATCGCGAACGATCTCATGTGGGAGTTCTTCCAGCGGCACCCGATGAGGTGA
- a CDS encoding FAD:protein FMN transferase encodes MSLLSRRTLLTTAIGGFAGVGLWHARSRFLPTGGLEPAAQANPSPNGELAAFHRTSRALGTNVSITIAHTDESVANRAAAAAFDELERVEQSLSVYRNDSQLGMLNSAQSLASADERMRAVLAASLEMSRRTAGAFDVTVQPLWEVHSRAARELRSPTEAELAAVRERIGWQHVLVAGTEVRFARPDMSITFNGIAQGYATDRVKLVLQSVGVQHALIDIGELAPLGHKALGTPWQAGIQHPRQADAYVAVAKLDGRSLATSGDYATTFTDTAKAGRGDNHIFDPATGHSPTAFSSVSVVAPTAMEADALSTALFVLGPKRGLKLIESSEGVDALFVTREGRVSQTAGFPTVRDAG; translated from the coding sequence ATGTCGCTGCTATCACGTAGAACCCTTCTGACGACCGCCATCGGCGGGTTTGCAGGCGTCGGCCTATGGCACGCCCGGTCCCGGTTCCTGCCGACGGGCGGTCTGGAGCCTGCAGCACAGGCAAACCCTTCGCCGAACGGGGAACTGGCTGCATTCCACCGAACCTCCAGAGCCCTGGGCACCAATGTTTCGATCACCATCGCCCACACCGACGAATCCGTCGCCAATCGCGCGGCGGCAGCAGCATTCGACGAGCTCGAACGCGTCGAGCAATCCCTGAGTGTCTACCGCAACGACAGCCAGCTCGGCATGCTGAACTCGGCTCAGTCGTTGGCGTCGGCCGACGAACGGATGAGAGCGGTGTTGGCGGCTTCACTGGAGATGTCGCGGCGGACTGCCGGCGCATTCGATGTCACCGTACAACCGCTCTGGGAAGTTCATTCCCGTGCCGCCAGGGAGCTTCGATCGCCTACAGAAGCCGAGCTCGCGGCTGTCCGAGAGCGGATCGGCTGGCAGCACGTTCTGGTCGCCGGCACCGAGGTCCGGTTCGCCAGGCCGGACATGTCCATCACCTTCAACGGCATCGCACAGGGTTACGCCACCGACCGGGTGAAGCTGGTGCTTCAGAGTGTCGGCGTGCAGCATGCACTGATCGACATCGGCGAACTGGCCCCGCTTGGGCATAAAGCTCTGGGAACACCGTGGCAGGCAGGCATCCAGCACCCTCGCCAGGCCGACGCTTATGTCGCCGTCGCGAAGCTGGACGGTCGATCGCTCGCCACCAGTGGCGATTACGCCACCACGTTTACCGACACGGCCAAAGCAGGTCGAGGCGACAACCATATCTTCGACCCGGCGACGGGGCATTCCCCCACCGCGTTCTCCAGTGTTTCGGTCGTGGCCCCGACAGCCATGGAAGCCGATGCCCTTTCAACAGCGCTCTTCGTCCTCGGACCCAAACGAGGGCTGAAACTGATCGAATCGTCGGAAGGGGTGGATGCATTGTTTGTCACGCGAGAAGGCAGGGTCTCTCAGACGGCCGGCTTCCCGACAGTGCGCGATGCCGGATAA
- a CDS encoding FMN-binding protein produces the protein MAALLSFDVRADSLEGTNGTTMTGKIVARDDKFVTIEILVSGKPTQRKIPVNLVKAITVDGKREVLGPGGVAKPGAPAGNTGVQRSRPEIEALIASAATPPDWLDAVQLNLPKSLDLSWPEKAEGPWNNQKNMGQYIWDVINTNPSKWREGVRLMHHVMDQNKADREMQMRASAALAGMYHHLFQDYPHAAYWFRKAGTRQDPVGLAECYWKLGNKAMAVELLTGLRSIPPTAIKLWADMGETAKAIQTGELFAKSGSADLGYLYSADALRLAGRYKEALAYYNKVLAVPDDKRNKRSKDRAKGAIEAIQLFDTLDIAKVADGTYTSSSLGYEAPVEIEVKVAGGKIEALKVTKHREKQYYASITDTPARIIAKQSVKGIDATSRATITSEAIITATAKALQSGQK, from the coding sequence ATGGCTGCCCTGCTGTCGTTCGACGTTCGTGCCGATTCCCTCGAAGGCACCAACGGCACCACCATGACCGGCAAGATCGTCGCGCGCGACGATAAGTTTGTGACCATCGAGATTCTGGTAAGTGGTAAGCCGACACAGCGCAAGATCCCGGTCAATCTCGTCAAGGCGATCACCGTTGACGGCAAGCGCGAAGTTCTCGGCCCCGGGGGCGTCGCCAAGCCTGGTGCGCCAGCGGGCAACACCGGCGTTCAGCGATCGCGTCCGGAGATTGAAGCCCTCATCGCTTCGGCGGCGACGCCTCCCGACTGGCTCGATGCCGTCCAGCTCAACCTGCCCAAGTCGCTCGACCTCTCCTGGCCGGAGAAAGCGGAAGGCCCCTGGAACAACCAGAAGAACATGGGGCAATACATCTGGGACGTGATCAACACCAACCCGAGTAAATGGCGGGAGGGTGTAAGGCTGATGCATCACGTCATGGATCAAAACAAGGCCGACCGCGAGATGCAGATGCGGGCATCGGCCGCGCTCGCGGGGATGTACCACCACCTCTTCCAAGACTACCCGCACGCCGCCTACTGGTTCCGAAAAGCCGGCACACGGCAGGATCCCGTCGGCCTGGCCGAGTGCTATTGGAAGCTGGGAAACAAAGCCATGGCGGTCGAGTTGCTGACCGGCCTGCGATCCATTCCGCCGACGGCGATCAAGCTCTGGGCCGACATGGGCGAAACCGCCAAGGCGATCCAAACGGGTGAACTCTTTGCCAAGAGCGGCTCAGCCGACCTGGGCTACCTCTACTCCGCCGACGCCCTGCGTCTGGCTGGCCGCTACAAAGAAGCGCTGGCGTACTACAACAAAGTGCTCGCGGTACCGGACGACAAGCGCAACAAGCGGAGCAAGGACCGCGCCAAGGGCGCCATCGAGGCGATCCAGCTCTTCGATACCCTCGACATTGCCAAGGTCGCCGACGGGACGTACACATCAAGCAGCCTTGGCTACGAGGCGCCGGTCGAGATCGAAGTGAAAGTAGCCGGCGGAAAGATCGAAGCCCTGAAGGTGACCAAGCACCGGGAGAAACAGTACTACGCCTCGATCACCGATACGCCGGCTCGGATCATCGCCAAGCAGTCGGTGAAAGGAATCGATGCCACGAGCCGGGCGACGATTACGTCCGAAGCGATCATCACCGCAACGGCCAAGGCGCTGCAATCGGGGCAGAAGTGA
- a CDS encoding 4Fe-4S binding protein — translation MRLDWFLPFHRRTTATYSPPVYNLPMRLLRGILPASLRSQENTVKPGPVRRLLRRIGPSLAASPFRRLSQTLCFVLFAILFFYVAFPYTAKPAKVWPGWVAANVNAETGVVEVEAPAGATDRPPAGATVYAAEPPPADAAASSTGPQHFGQFTVAAAATPNLLTLTPTSKPTEDALGRMSFSTAKWTLSEKAPGDWPSHYADDLAKKEKIAAEGILIIDPLVSLSTAVAAKSWVWSLTFAGIILAISVFIPRGFCGYICPLGTLIDLFDWLIGKRVTRFRVADDGWWVHIKYYTLLTVMIAAMFGVLLSGFVAAIPVITRGFLFIFKPFHDASARGWHNVPPMNGGQILSIVLFFGVLAMGFWKPRFWCKYVCPSGAVFSVGNLLRATERKVESSCIKCNKCVEICPFDAIKPDFTTRGTDCTLCQSCGGVCPTHAIKFVSRWNRIELKVINDPPTHETPIGRRGFLSAGVGVAAAAAVGIGSAVGIRKTGAKLADGTVPLPVRPPGSVPEEDFLQLCIRCGECFRACPNDVLQPLGFQQGLEGLWTPAVKADWAGCEPSCNGCGQVCPTGAIRALSLAEKKSARMGLAIVNEKTCLPFAGKEECQLCVDECNSAGYHAIEFIRHGTKADEEGNPVDGTGMLAPVVRADLCVGCGLCQTRCYAINVAEKKLLTKSAIIIEAGEGKEDRLMSGSYVELRIKGKKVENAT, via the coding sequence TTGCGACTCGACTGGTTCCTACCCTTCCACCGGCGCACGACGGCGACCTATTCGCCGCCGGTTTACAACCTGCCGATGCGGCTGCTGCGCGGCATCCTGCCTGCGTCGCTGCGATCGCAGGAGAACACCGTGAAACCCGGGCCGGTTCGAAGGCTGCTCAGGCGCATCGGGCCGAGCCTCGCCGCCTCCCCCTTTCGGCGGCTCTCTCAGACGCTCTGCTTCGTCCTGTTTGCCATACTTTTCTTCTACGTCGCGTTTCCGTACACCGCCAAGCCCGCGAAAGTCTGGCCGGGCTGGGTGGCGGCGAACGTAAACGCCGAGACCGGCGTGGTCGAAGTTGAAGCTCCCGCCGGCGCGACCGACCGCCCACCGGCTGGGGCAACGGTCTACGCCGCCGAGCCTCCCCCCGCCGACGCCGCGGCGTCGTCCACCGGTCCACAGCATTTCGGCCAATTCACCGTCGCGGCTGCGGCGACGCCAAATCTGCTCACCCTGACGCCGACCTCAAAGCCGACCGAAGACGCGCTCGGTCGGATGTCGTTCAGCACCGCCAAGTGGACGCTTTCCGAAAAAGCCCCCGGCGACTGGCCCAGCCATTACGCCGACGACCTGGCGAAGAAGGAAAAGATCGCCGCCGAGGGCATTCTGATCATCGATCCCCTGGTCAGCCTCTCGACAGCCGTCGCGGCAAAATCTTGGGTTTGGTCGCTCACCTTTGCCGGCATCATCCTGGCGATCAGTGTTTTCATCCCGCGCGGGTTCTGTGGCTACATCTGCCCGTTGGGGACGCTCATCGATCTCTTCGACTGGCTGATCGGCAAACGCGTCACCCGCTTCCGCGTCGCCGACGACGGGTGGTGGGTGCACATCAAGTATTACACGCTGCTGACCGTGATGATCGCGGCGATGTTCGGCGTGCTGCTGAGCGGGTTCGTCGCCGCGATTCCGGTCATCACGCGCGGATTCCTGTTCATCTTTAAACCGTTCCACGACGCCTCGGCCCGCGGCTGGCACAATGTGCCGCCGATGAACGGCGGGCAGATCCTGTCGATCGTGCTCTTCTTCGGCGTTTTGGCGATGGGGTTCTGGAAGCCGCGGTTCTGGTGCAAGTACGTCTGCCCGAGCGGCGCGGTCTTCTCCGTCGGCAACTTGCTGCGTGCGACCGAACGTAAGGTGGAGAGTAGTTGCATCAAGTGCAACAAGTGTGTCGAGATCTGCCCGTTCGACGCGATCAAGCCCGACTTCACCACCCGCGGCACCGATTGCACGCTCTGCCAAAGCTGCGGCGGCGTTTGCCCGACGCACGCGATCAAATTCGTATCGCGCTGGAACCGGATCGAGTTGAAAGTCATCAACGACCCGCCGACACACGAGACACCGATTGGCCGGCGCGGCTTTCTGTCGGCAGGGGTCGGTGTCGCGGCGGCGGCGGCGGTGGGTATTGGCTCGGCCGTCGGCATTCGCAAGACCGGCGCAAAGCTCGCCGACGGCACCGTGCCGCTGCCCGTCCGCCCGCCCGGAAGCGTTCCGGAAGAGGACTTTCTGCAACTGTGCATCCGTTGTGGCGAGTGCTTCCGCGCCTGCCCGAACGACGTCCTGCAACCGCTTGGCTTTCAACAGGGCCTCGAAGGTTTATGGACTCCCGCTGTCAAAGCCGATTGGGCCGGCTGCGAACCCAGTTGCAACGGCTGCGGCCAGGTCTGCCCGACCGGTGCCATCCGCGCCCTGTCGCTCGCAGAGAAGAAGTCCGCCCGCATGGGCCTGGCGATCGTCAACGAAAAGACGTGTCTTCCCTTCGCCGGCAAGGAAGAGTGCCAGCTCTGCGTTGATGAATGCAACTCGGCCGGCTATCACGCGATCGAGTTCATCCGCCACGGCACCAAGGCCGACGAGGAAGGCAACCCCGTCGACGGCACCGGCATGCTCGCCCCGGTCGTGCGGGCCGATCTGTGTGTCGGCTGCGGCCTGTGTCAGACACGGTGCTATGCGATCAACGTGGCGGAAAAGAAGCTGCTCACCAAGTCGGCGATCATCATCGAAGCCGGAGAGGGGAAAGAAGACCGGTTGATGTCGGGGTCGTATGTGGAGCTGCGGATCAAGGGGAAGAAGGTGGAGAACGCGACCTGA
- the ffh gene encoding signal recognition particle protein has product MLDALTDKFNNVFRTLSGRGRISEENIREAMREVRTALLEADVSFKIVKDFTEAVVQKAIGREVIKLLRPGELMVQIVYEELVNLMGPVDTRIYYVQPPPTVIMMAGLQGAGKTTTCGKLAKYLVAKGHHPLLCAADLQRPAAVEQLRTLGAQLGIPVYTDDSKVAPHGEVAKGAAVSVCRAAIAQAKQTGRDVVILDTAGRLHIDDALMGELREVNTQLKPHQVFLVLDAMSGQDAVNSAKAFNEQLEVDGLILTKFDSDTRGGALLSAKMITGKPVKFIGTGEKLDALEEFRPEGMAQRILGMGDILQLVTEAQQKFSQEEAQKLQEKMEQGNFTLDDFMAQMGQVQKLGSMDRIMKMIPGMSQLTKQMNMGDGDVERQMGRMKAIYNSMNKRERKNPDLLDGTRRRRIARGAGVELNEVGQFMKQFEQTRDMMKAVGGMGMAGKMNLMKGLMSGKLNTLGMPGGAQLKAKKSGFMEKKDRNKKKKR; this is encoded by the coding sequence ATGCTTGATGCCCTGACAGACAAGTTTAATAACGTTTTCCGCACCCTGTCCGGCCGGGGCCGGATCAGCGAGGAGAACATCCGCGAGGCGATGCGCGAGGTTCGCACCGCGCTGCTGGAAGCCGACGTCAGCTTCAAAATCGTCAAGGACTTCACCGAAGCGGTGGTGCAGAAGGCGATCGGGCGGGAAGTCATCAAGTTGCTGCGGCCCGGCGAGCTGATGGTGCAGATTGTCTACGAAGAGCTCGTCAACCTGATGGGCCCGGTGGACACGCGGATCTACTACGTCCAGCCGCCGCCGACGGTCATCATGATGGCCGGCCTGCAGGGTGCCGGTAAGACGACGACCTGCGGCAAGCTCGCGAAGTACTTGGTCGCCAAGGGGCATCACCCGCTGCTGTGCGCCGCCGACTTGCAGCGACCGGCCGCCGTCGAGCAGTTGCGGACACTGGGCGCGCAGCTCGGCATCCCGGTCTACACCGACGACAGCAAGGTTGCCCCCCACGGCGAAGTCGCCAAGGGCGCGGCGGTATCGGTCTGCCGGGCGGCGATCGCCCAGGCGAAGCAGACCGGCCGCGACGTGGTCATCCTCGACACCGCCGGCCGCTTGCACATCGACGATGCCCTGATGGGCGAGCTGCGCGAGGTGAATACCCAGCTCAAGCCGCACCAGGTGTTCCTGGTGCTGGATGCGATGAGCGGTCAGGACGCAGTCAACTCCGCCAAGGCGTTCAACGAGCAGCTCGAAGTCGACGGGCTGATCCTGACGAAGTTCGATTCCGATACCCGCGGCGGCGCGCTGCTGAGCGCCAAGATGATTACCGGCAAGCCGGTGAAGTTCATCGGTACCGGCGAAAAGCTGGACGCGCTGGAAGAGTTCCGACCGGAGGGCATGGCCCAGCGCATTCTGGGCATGGGCGACATTCTGCAGCTCGTTACCGAGGCGCAGCAGAAGTTCAGCCAGGAAGAGGCGCAGAAGCTCCAGGAGAAGATGGAGCAGGGGAACTTCACCCTCGACGATTTCATGGCGCAGATGGGGCAGGTTCAGAAGCTCGGCAGCATGGACCGGATCATGAAGATGATTCCCGGCATGAGCCAGTTGACCAAGCAGATGAACATGGGCGACGGGGATGTCGAGCGGCAGATGGGCCGCATGAAGGCGATCTACAATTCGATGAACAAAAGGGAGCGAAAGAACCCCGACCTTCTCGACGGCACCCGCCGCCGCCGAATTGCCCGCGGCGCCGGCGTGGAGCTGAACGAAGTCGGCCAGTTCATGAAGCAGTTCGAGCAGACCCGCGACATGATGAAAGCCGTCGGCGGAATGGGAATGGCCGGCAAGATGAACCTGATGAAGGGGCTGATGAGCGGGAAGCTCAATACGCTCGGCATGCCCGGCGGAGCGCAGCTCAAGGCGAAGAAGTCGGGGTTCATGGAGAAGAAGGATCGGAATAAGAAGAAGAAACGGTGA
- a CDS encoding HD-GYP domain-containing protein produces MPLIVPCLDVAAGMRLAEAFMLRGRVMLPGGKVLVDEDVDILRRKYPDAILKIGDPILDSLVEFEDDSRDREVATTARSRITTAVADVHQRLATQSSHGGIDYNKARSVVSDVMEFLAQNPVSSALLDRNMDSGSPLAEHAGTTFYLAMVLGSAVRDYVARERQRQTSASRLSGSIAMDLLPLGLGAMFLDIGMMPLSHIFADGYKLTEEDRKLIRNHPLVGADLLPEYLPTGVKMIVRTHHENYDGSGYPNAMAGPTLHVFTRIARICDAFAAATATRAYRGRKSPARAIWEMSVGPFQKFYDPVLMKVFSSLIQPFPIGAKIKLADDSAAVVVRYNRKDPFKPMMVLAFAEDGTRLPKEALRPMQPEELTPDAPTRIAMYAGEDLEYLHEQPMPLPIAPEEPKGKSPPLTIDSVLEAAYP; encoded by the coding sequence ATGCCACTGATCGTACCCTGCCTTGACGTCGCCGCCGGCATGCGCCTTGCCGAGGCGTTCATGCTGCGCGGGCGCGTCATGTTGCCCGGCGGCAAAGTCCTGGTCGACGAGGACGTCGACATCCTCCGCCGCAAGTACCCTGATGCCATTCTCAAGATCGGCGACCCGATCCTCGACAGCCTTGTCGAGTTCGAAGACGACTCCAGGGATCGGGAAGTCGCCACCACCGCCCGGTCGCGTATCACGACGGCGGTTGCCGATGTTCATCAGCGGCTGGCGACGCAAAGCTCACACGGGGGCATCGACTACAACAAGGCACGCTCGGTCGTCTCCGACGTGATGGAGTTCCTTGCGCAAAACCCGGTCTCGTCGGCGCTGCTCGACCGGAACATGGATTCCGGCAGCCCGCTCGCCGAGCACGCCGGGACAACCTTCTACCTCGCGATGGTCCTCGGGTCGGCGGTCCGCGACTACGTGGCCCGCGAGCGACAGCGACAGACATCCGCCAGCCGCCTTTCGGGAAGTATCGCGATGGACCTGCTGCCGCTGGGCCTGGGTGCGATGTTCCTGGACATTGGCATGATGCCATTGAGCCACATCTTCGCCGACGGGTACAAGCTGACGGAGGAAGACCGCAAGCTCATCCGCAATCACCCACTGGTCGGTGCCGATCTCCTTCCGGAGTATCTGCCGACCGGCGTGAAGATGATCGTTCGCACGCATCACGAGAACTACGACGGCAGCGGCTACCCCAACGCGATGGCCGGGCCGACGCTGCACGTCTTCACGCGGATCGCGCGCATCTGCGACGCATTCGCCGCAGCCACGGCCACTAGGGCGTACAGGGGGCGCAAAAGCCCGGCGCGGGCGATCTGGGAGATGTCAGTCGGGCCGTTCCAGAAGTTTTACGACCCGGTGCTGATGAAGGTGTTCTCGAGCCTGATCCAACCCTTCCCAATCGGCGCCAAGATCAAGCTTGCCGACGACAGCGCGGCGGTGGTCGTCCGCTACAACCGCAAGGACCCTTTCAAGCCGATGATGGTGCTGGCGTTCGCCGAGGACGGCACGCGCCTGCCCAAAGAGGCGCTACGGCCGATGCAGCCGGAGGAACTGACGCCCGATGCACCCACCCGCATCGCGATGTACGCGGGGGAGGACCTGGAGTACCTGCACGAACAGCCAATGCCGCTGCCGATTGCCCCGGAAGAACCCAAGGGCAAATCGCCCCCGCTGACGATCGACTCGGTGCTGGAAGCGGCATATCCCTGA
- the glk gene encoding glucokinase, translating to MILAGDIGGTNTRLAWCDSPRQLFELREFRSAEYPDLGSIVRKYLQEARPTSPIDRACFGVAGPVHGEMGNRYSPITNLKWTVEQATLAGVLNVPAQRVEVINDLAANAAGIDVLAPDKLLTLQAGKAQPGGRGIISAGTGLGVGGAVWDGKRHIPCPSEGGHYSFGPRNPQECDLLAFLAERETQTFAGYVSWERVLSGPGLYNLFLFHVARNLGTQSIRIPDSLPAGDAATLVSKAAMTGQCERSSMALDLFVSLYGAAAGNVAIQYTAINGLYIGGGIAPKILSRLQGPAFLNAFLDKGPMRHRLLNTVPVTVILDEHCALRGAAAEAARL from the coding sequence ATGATTCTTGCAGGCGACATCGGCGGAACGAACACCCGGCTGGCGTGGTGTGATTCTCCCCGGCAACTGTTCGAGCTTCGCGAATTCCGCAGCGCCGAATACCCCGACCTGGGATCCATCGTTCGCAAGTACCTTCAGGAGGCCCGGCCGACAAGCCCCATCGATCGCGCCTGTTTCGGCGTTGCCGGTCCGGTGCACGGCGAAATGGGCAATCGATACTCGCCGATCACCAATCTGAAATGGACGGTCGAACAGGCGACCCTCGCCGGTGTGCTGAACGTTCCGGCCCAGCGCGTGGAGGTCATCAACGACCTGGCCGCCAACGCCGCCGGCATTGACGTCCTGGCGCCCGACAAACTGCTGACGCTGCAGGCCGGCAAGGCGCAGCCCGGCGGGCGTGGAATCATCTCGGCCGGGACCGGCCTGGGTGTCGGCGGGGCGGTTTGGGACGGCAAGCGGCACATCCCCTGCCCGTCCGAAGGTGGCCACTACTCTTTCGGGCCGCGCAACCCGCAGGAATGCGACCTATTGGCGTTCCTGGCCGAAAGAGAAACGCAGACCTTCGCCGGTTACGTCAGTTGGGAGCGCGTGCTGTCGGGTCCCGGGTTGTACAACCTGTTCCTGTTTCACGTCGCGCGGAACCTGGGAACTCAGTCGATCCGGATTCCCGACAGCCTGCCCGCCGGCGACGCCGCGACACTGGTCTCCAAGGCCGCGATGACAGGACAGTGCGAGCGGTCTTCGATGGCGCTGGACCTGTTCGTCTCGCTCTACGGAGCGGCCGCGGGAAACGTCGCGATCCAGTACACGGCGATCAACGGTCTGTACATCGGCGGAGGCATCGCGCCCAAGATCCTCAGCCGCCTGCAGGGGCCTGCGTTTCTCAATGCGTTCCTGGACAAGGGGCCGATGCGGCATCGACTGTTGAACACCGTTCCGGTGACGGTGATTCTTGACGAGCATTGCGCCTTACGGGGTGCGGCGGCCGAAGCGGCGCGATTGTGA